Proteins co-encoded in one Listeria ivanovii subsp. ivanovii genomic window:
- the treP gene encoding PTS system trehalose-specific EIIBC component, with protein sequence MVDYKKDASELLTLIGGKENISSVTHCATRMRFVLQNPDNADIEAIEEIPAVKGTFTQAGQFQVIIGNDVAIFYNEFSKITGVEGVNKEDAKVDAKKNMSILQRMLAGLAEIFTPLIPAIVVGGLILGFRNVIGDIKFLDDGTKTIVDVYPFWAGVYSFLWLIGEAVFHFLPVGITWSIAKKMGTTQILGIVLGLTLVSPQLLNAYSVVETKAGDIPVWDFGFAQVQMIGYQAQVIPAIMAGFLLAYLEIWLRKFIPNAISMIFVPFFALVPTVLAAHVILGPIGWKIGDAISNVVYAGLTGGLSWLFAALFGFLYAPLVVTGLHHMTNAIDLQLMSQFGGTNLWPMIALSNIAQGSAVLAIIFLHRGNEKEEQVSIPATISCYLGVTEPAMFGINLKYLYPFVAAMIGSALAAVVSVSSGVMANSIGVGGLPGILSINPKYYAIFALCMLITIVVPFILTVLFRKYNILNKVDTAPIRTFGKKEYRESVKTTN encoded by the coding sequence ATGGTTGACTATAAAAAGGATGCAAGTGAGCTCTTAACATTAATCGGTGGTAAAGAAAATATTTCTTCTGTCACACACTGTGCTACTAGAATGCGCTTTGTTTTACAAAATCCAGATAATGCAGACATCGAAGCAATTGAAGAAATTCCAGCGGTAAAAGGTACATTCACACAAGCTGGACAATTCCAAGTAATTATTGGTAATGATGTAGCTATTTTTTATAATGAATTTTCGAAAATTACTGGAGTTGAAGGTGTCAATAAAGAAGATGCCAAAGTAGATGCGAAGAAAAATATGAGTATACTACAACGAATGCTTGCAGGTCTGGCAGAAATATTCACACCACTCATTCCCGCTATTGTTGTTGGTGGTCTTATTCTTGGTTTCCGTAACGTCATTGGGGATATTAAATTTTTAGATGATGGTACGAAAACGATTGTTGATGTCTATCCATTTTGGGCAGGCGTTTATAGTTTCTTATGGTTAATCGGAGAAGCGGTCTTCCACTTCTTACCAGTTGGAATTACTTGGTCGATTGCGAAAAAAATGGGTACAACTCAAATTCTTGGGATTGTCCTTGGTTTGACACTCGTTTCACCTCAACTATTAAATGCTTATAGTGTGGTGGAAACAAAAGCTGGTGATATTCCAGTTTGGGACTTCGGCTTTGCTCAAGTGCAAATGATTGGGTACCAAGCACAAGTTATTCCAGCAATTATGGCTGGTTTTTTACTCGCTTATTTAGAAATTTGGTTGCGTAAATTTATTCCGAATGCGATTTCAATGATTTTTGTTCCATTTTTTGCCCTTGTACCAACAGTTCTTGCGGCCCATGTCATTCTTGGACCAATTGGATGGAAAATTGGCGATGCAATTTCGAACGTGGTTTATGCTGGGTTAACAGGTGGACTTAGCTGGTTATTCGCTGCCCTATTTGGCTTCTTGTATGCTCCACTCGTTGTAACTGGACTCCATCATATGACGAATGCAATTGATTTACAATTGATGAGTCAATTCGGTGGTACCAATCTATGGCCGATGATTGCACTTTCAAATATCGCGCAAGGTTCAGCTGTTCTAGCAATAATTTTCTTACATCGTGGAAATGAAAAAGAAGAGCAAGTGTCGATCCCGGCAACTATTTCTTGTTATCTTGGAGTGACTGAGCCAGCGATGTTCGGTATTAATTTAAAATACTTATACCCATTTGTTGCTGCAATGATTGGTTCAGCTCTCGCCGCAGTCGTCTCTGTTTCAAGCGGAGTAATGGCAAATTCTATTGGTGTTGGTGGCTTACCAGGAATCCTTTCCATTAATCCAAAATATTATGCTATATTCGCGTTATGTATGCTGATTACCATTGTTGTTCCATTCATTCTTACTGTTCTATTCCGCAAATATAATATTTTAAATAAAGTAGACACTGCACCAATTCGTACTTTTGGAAAAAAAGAGTATCGTGAATCTGTTAAAACAACCAACTAA
- a CDS encoding NUDIX hydrolase has protein sequence MKHIRTVAIIQHKDKILLHSAQNENYWTLPGGAVEEESTKEGLIREMMEELGEVVEIKELKIIAENQFFYRGNKIDSVEFYYQVELLPKSLLIEKDSFVRTEAFGQFGDQPYALTFKWFNLNQLDHLVLLPAFLATELQQMEPNQVKHIEQLT, from the coding sequence ATGAAACATATTAGAACGGTGGCAATTATACAGCATAAAGACAAAATTTTACTACATTCAGCTCAAAATGAAAATTATTGGACACTTCCAGGTGGAGCGGTGGAGGAAGAATCTACAAAAGAGGGTCTAATCCGAGAAATGATGGAAGAATTAGGTGAAGTGGTCGAGATTAAGGAGTTAAAAATCATTGCGGAAAATCAGTTTTTCTATCGGGGAAATAAAATCGATAGTGTGGAGTTTTACTATCAGGTTGAATTATTACCAAAAAGTCTTTTAATTGAAAAAGATTCATTTGTAAGAACAGAAGCATTTGGACAGTTTGGAGATCAGCCATATGCATTAACGTTTAAATGGTTTAATCTAAATCAGTTGGATCATCTAGTACTATTACCAGCGTTCCTTGCTACTGAATTACAACAAATGGAACCAAATCAGGTGAAACATATTGAACAGCTTACATAA